In the Sulfurivermis fontis genome, TGTTGCACCGGCGGCCTGTGCCGTCTCCGCCACCTGCAACAGAAAATCGTCGTCGGCACGCGAGGCATCCTCGCCGCCCACGCACACCTCCAGCCCGAGTTCCAGCGCACGCGGTATGCAGCGTTCGATGTTGGCCAGCACCCAGGCACGGTCACGCCCCAGCTTGCGGGCAATCTGCTGCTCGGACACCGGGATGGAGAGATCCACCATCTGCACGCCGAGATCGGCACACAGGGCGATGTCGTCGTCGCGCATGCGCGCCCACACCAGCAGGTGTGCATTCAGCCCGAGCGTGGCCAGCGCCTGTATGCCCTCACGTTCCTCGGCCCCCATCGCCGGTATCCCCACCTCCAGCTCCGGCACGCCGATGCCGTCCAGGGCGCGGGCGATGGCCAGCTTCTCGTCCAGCGAGAAGGCCACGCCGGCGGTCTGTTCGCCGTCGCGCAGGGTGGTGTCGTCGATGATGAGGGGGCGTGGATTCATGGCTTGCTCCTGTTGTATTTCTCAGAGCAAGCGCTGTGCCAGCATAAGATTATTTGTGTATCAATGAGTTGCAAGGCACTCGCCGTGCGCAGTTACAACGCGGACCAGATCATTGTCGTGTTTGCGACAGGGCAATGGGCAGCTATCCCGTAGGATGTGCGAAAAAAATCCGCGGAGGACGCCCCGCCGACTTCGCTGACCGAAGTGACAGACCATCTCCGCGTGGGAGCACAAAATGCGCCAAAGAGGGGTATCCGATCAGGCGAAACTCGGTGTGAAGGCCTGCTGCGGATCTTGCACCGGCAGGTTGTTCTTGACATCCCAGTACGGTGACAGGCGGCGCAGCTGCGCGACGATGGACGGCACCGCCTCGATCACCCGCGTCACCTCGTCCATGGTGTTGTAGCGCGAGAACGAGAAACGCACCGAACCGTGCGCCGCGGTATAGGGAATGTCCATGGCACGCATCACGTGCGACGGCTCCAGCGAACCGGAGGTGCAGGCCGAGCCGCTGGAGGCGGCGATGCCGGCCTTGTTGAGCAGCAGCAGGATCGCCTCGCCCTCGATGTATTCGAAGGCGATGTTGCTGGTATTGGGCAGACGGTGGTGCGGATCGCCGGTGACGAAACTGTTGGGCACGCGGCCGATGATACCCTGCTCCAGCGTGTCGCGCAGACGGCGCACGGCGCTGTTCTCGTGCTCCATGTAATGCAGCGCCAGCTCCGCCGCCACGCCCAGGCCGACGATGCCGGCAGCGTTCTCGGTGCCGGCACGACGGCCGCGCTCCTGATGGCCGCCGCGCAGCAGCGGGCGATAGCGCAGGCCACGGCGCAGATACAGCACGCCGACGCCCTTGGGGGCATGCAGCTTGTGGCCGGACAGTGACAGCATGTCGATGGCCGTGGATTTCAGATCGATGGGAATCTTGCCGGCGGCCTGCACGGCATCGGTATGGAACAGCACACCGGCGCTGCGCGCCAGTTCGGCCATCTCGCGCACCGGAAACAGCGTGCCGGTTTCGTTGTTGGCCCACATCACCGACACCAGCGCCACGCGCGGCGACAGCACGGCGCGGTACTGGTCGAGGTCGAGGCGGCCCTGCCGGTCGACCTGGAGGTAATGCACCGTATAGCCTTCGTCCTGTTCCAGGTGCTGACACAGGTTCAGCACCGCCGGATGCTCCACGGTGGTGGTGATGATCTCGCGCCGTTCGGGCTGGGTCTTCAGGGCGGACAGGAGCGCCGTGCTGTTGGATTCGGTGCCGCAGGAGGTGAACACGATCTCGCTGTCGTGCGCCGCGCCGAGCAGCGCCTGCACCTGGCTGCGTGCCTGCTTGAGGGCGCGGCCCACCTTGTCGCCGAAGCCGTGCATGCTGGAGGGATTGCCGTACTGCTCGGTGAAGAACGGCAGCATGGCCTGCACCACGGCGTCGTCGACGCGTGTGGTGGCGTTGTTGTCGAGATAGATGTCGGCCATGATCAGCGCCCTCCCGCCGCAGCGCGCTTCAGTTCGCTCGCCGGCACCACGCGCACCATCTCGCCCAGCGCCTCGATGAGCTTCTGCTGGATGCCGCCCAGGGTGGCGCCGGCCATCATGCAGCCGGTGCAGGCGCCGATCAGGTTGACGTAAATGGTGTTGCCGTCCACCTCCACCAGCTCGACATCGCCGTGGTCGCGGCGCAGCATCGGGCGCAGTTCTTCCAGTACCTGCTCGATGCGGCGGATGCGTTGCAGATTGGTCAGGCCGCCACAGGGCACCACCTCGGCCAGCACCGGCCCCGGCGCGGGGGCTTCCCCCCAGATCCCGGCCAGCACCTTTTCGATCCCTTCGTGGCAGGTGGCGCAACTGCCGCCGGCCTTGGTGTAGTTGGTGATGTCGGCGATGGTGCGCAGATTGTTGGCGCGTGCGGTCTGCTCGATCATCGCCGCGTCGATGCCGAAGCACTTGCAGATCAGCGCCCCTTCCTCATGGTCGTCATGCCATTCCTCGCCACGGTAGTTGGCGATGGCGGCGGCCAGCGCCTCGCGGCCCATCACCGAGCAGTGCATCTTCTCCGCCGGCAGGCCGTCGAGATAATCGGCGATGTCCTGGTTGGAAATCTTCAGCGCCTGCTCCAGCGTCAGGCCCTTCACCATCTCGGTGAGCGCCGACGACGAGGCGATGGCCGAACCGCAGCCGAAGGTCTGGAAGCCGGCGTCGACGATGGTGTCGCTCTGCGGGTCCACCTTCAGCGTCAGGCGCAGCGCATCGCCGCAGGAGATGGAACCCACTTCACCGACGGCATTGGCCCCCTCCACCGCCCCGGCGTTGCGCGGATTGAAGAAATGCTCCTTCACCTTCTCCGAGTATTCCCACATGGCGCACCTCCTCAGGCGGAAAACGACTTGCCGCAGCCGCAGGTGGAACTGGCGTTGGGGTTGTGGAAGGTGAAGCCGCTCTCCGCCAGGGTGTCGACGAAGTCGACGGTGACGCCGCTCAGCATCTGCGCGCTGGCCGGGTCGAGATAGATCCGCACGCCATGCGCCTCCACCACCGTATCGCCGAGGGCGGGGTCGTTTTCCAGCTTCATCTCGTACTGAAAGCCGGAACAGCCGCCGCCGGTGACGGCGAGGCGCAGGGCCTTGGCGGGGGTGTCGTTGCCGCGGATGAAACGGCGGGCGGCCTTGGCGGCACGTTCTGTCACGGTAATCATGGTTTTCCCTCCTGGTGAAAAGCCTGTGCTTTACACTCAGCAATGGCCGTGCCACTTCGGGATATGATTTTTTCCCGCTGTTTTTTCAGTAGTTTTTGGCGCGCGAGAAAAAATGGGCTGTGCCGTAACAATCATCGGGGGAGGGTTTGTCGCAGATGCGACAAGCCGCTGGAGGATCACTGGGCGGATGACGCCGCCGGATACTTGCGCCAGGCCTGCAACTGCGTCGTCTGCCAGCCGCGCCGGCGGTAGAACGCCAGGGCCGGGGCATTGGCGGTGTCGGCGAGCAGTTGCAGGCGCGTGATGCCGCGTGCGCCGCACCACGCCTCCAGTGCGTCGAGCAGGGCGCTGCCGATACCGCTGCCGCGGCGGTCGTGACGTACCACCACATCCTCCACCAGGGCCGCCTCGCCGCCCTCGGCGGTGGAGATCAGCACTTGAGCAGTACACATGCCGCACACCGCGCCGCCGTCTTCCGCCACCAGCACCAGGGCCTGTTGCGGCCGCTGCAGCAGGCGCTCCAGCGCCACCCATTGCCGCGCCGGATCGGGCTGAAAATCCGCTTCGATGCTGAAGAGTTCCCCGAGCAGGGCGCACAGGGCGGGGAGATCGCCGGCCGTGGCCGGGCGCACGCGGCAGGCCATGCTCAGCCGCCCATCACGTGCTGGTAGGCGCGGCGCAACAACTCCAGTTCCACGCGTGGCAGATCGCGCGCCTGGGTCAGGTCGATGAAGGTGGCGCCGTGCGCCGCGGCGGCGGCAAAGGGCGGATCAATGGAGGTGAGACGCGCCAGATAGACGGTCAGCGGACCATCCGGCACGTCGACGCGCACAACGAATCCGCCGTCGAGTTCGACGCTGCCGTCCGGCAGGCCGAGCAGCTGTTCCATGCGTCCGGCGAGCGGCGCCGGATGCGGCACGACGGCCGGCTCGAAACGCGCCTTTTCTTCCGGTTCCACCACGGCGGCAAGCGCCGGCAGGGCGCCGAAGCCGCACACCGTATGGTCGGCGAGACGCAGGAAGCGCAAGCGCGCACTGGTCGCCTGCTTGTGGTAGACGATCAAACGCGCGGCGGCGCCCACGTCAACCCCACAGGTCCGGCGGGGCGAGCAGCGCCGCCACCGGCGCGCCGCCGACGAGATGCTGCTCGACGATGGTGCCGACATCCTCCTTCTTCAGGCCGCTGTACATCACGCCTTCCGGATAGACCAGCACATTGGGACCCACGCCGCACGGGCCGATGCAGGCGGTGGTGGTGAGCTGCACCGGGCCGAGCAGGTTGCGGCCCTGCAACTGGAACCAGAATTCCTCGGCGATGGCGGCGCACCCCTTCTGCTGGCAGGAGCCGCGCGGGTGGCCTTCCGGCCGCGCCTGCGTGCAGACGAACACATGTTTCTGCGGTTTCGGCATACGTCCCCCGACTCACGCGCTCAACGCGGCAGCGGCATGGCTGTGACACTTCTTGGAGCAGACACGGGCACAGGAGCCGCAGCCGATGCAGTCCAGCGCATCCACGATGGTCATCACCATGGCGACGTCGTCGGAGAAATCGTCATCCTCATCCTCGTCGTCGCCTTCGCGCTCGACCAGTTCGAACACATTGCGCGGGCACACCTTGTAGCAACGACCGCAACCGATGCACTCCTTCTGGTTGATGGCCACGATGAATTCAGGTGTCCAGGCGGCACCACCGCGGGTCAGGCCGGTAATCATTTCACTCATTTACATAGGCTCCGTTGTCATTGTCCGGCCTGCGCCGCCTGCCAGGCCTGGTTGGCCTCGGCCCACGACTTGCAGGCATCGTAGGTGGACTGCGCGATAGCCGGCAGTTCGTCGTAGGCGGCCGGCAGTTTGTCTTCGACCAGGTCGTGCAACTGCGAGGCCCATTCCGAGGCGATGCGCTTGCGCTTCTTCACCTCTTTCTCCAGTTCTTTTAGCTCTTCTTCAGTCATATAAAAGACCTCAACGCAAAGACGCCAAGACCGCAAAGGACGCAAAATTTCATGTAGAACCCAGCTCAAAAATACCTTGCTTCTCCTCCCCCACGGATGTGGGGGAGGCCGGGAGGGGGAGACCATGCCGGATTCGCCGCCCAGCCCCTCCCCAACCCTCCCCACAACGTGGGGAGGGAGTATTTTTGAGATGGGTTCTAGTAGCGATTCAGTCGCGGCATCACGCATCCCATCCTGCCCCTACCGCATGCGCAAGACATTCTGTTCTTGGCGCCCTTTGCGGTCTTGGCGTCTTTGCGTTTAACGATTTACAGCCCGGCAACCTTGGAGTACGTGCCGATCAGTTCCAGCGCCACCGACAGCAGCTTGTCGGCCTCATCCTTCATCTTGGACAGGCTGGCGAAACCGAAGCGGTGCACGTCGCGCAGGCTCCTGTCCAGCACCACCAGCTTGCCCACGGTGATCACCACACGGCCGAAACCTTCATGACTCAGCACCATCATCGGCACCGCCATCAGGCCACACTCCTTTTCGATCAGCGTGGAGATGGCGTTATAGAACGCCTTGACGCGCGCCATGGTCTCCTCGTCGGGATCACCGACCACCGGAATCTCCTTCTTGCGTTCCGGCGTCAGCACCAGCGGCTCCAGTATCTCCGCGGCACTCTTGCCTTCCCACACGCCATAGCTGTCCAGGGCGCGCATCTGCCTGACCATTTCCCGGATGAAATCCGTGTCCATGATCGGGGCGTTTTCCACCACTGCATCGTTCATTGCCGTACTCCTCTGTCGAATACCGTCGGGGATGCGGCATACGGGCGACGTAACTCGCCCCCGAATTACCACGTTAGTCCCGTATCCCGCATCCCGGACGATACTCAGTCCTCCCATCCCTCCGCGGCCATCGCATCGAAGCGACGGCGATCACGCCTCTGCCGTTCCAGGGCGCGGCTCACCCAGCCCGGCGCCGCCGAGGCAATCTCCTGCTGCAACACGGACAACAGCGCACTGATCGAGCTGCCCTCCGCCACGCGCATCGGCTGGATGCCCAGCCCCAGCAGCTGGCGCACGGCGGACGGGCCGATGGCCTGGCTGTACACCGCGGCGCAGCCGTCCAGCAATACGAACTTTTCCAGCAGCTTGTTCTCGTTGCCGTCCTGCTGCTGGCTGCCGAACTCCGCCACCTGCGACAGGGTCACGCGCCCCGCCTCGACGCGGTAGATGGCGAAGCGCTCGGCGGAGCCGAAATGCTGATCGACGTGTTTCAGGTCCGAGGTGGCGAAGGCCACCTGCAACGCGCGCTGCCCGGCGTCGCCCTCGCTCTCCAGCACCCGTAATTTCCTCTGCATCGCCATGGCTAGTCTCCCACCTTGTAGACGGAGCGGTACGGTTCGATCGCATGATGGCCGTGCTCCAGCATCAGATTGGCCAGGTCGAACAGCAGCGCGCGCGTGCCGCGATAACCGATGGCGGTGCGCTGATAACCGCCCACCAGGTCGTAGAGCGGGAAACCGATGCGCAGCAGCGGGATCTGCAACCGCGCGGCCGCCTGGCCGCAATGGGAGTTGCCCAGCAGAAGTTCGGCGTGGCCGGCGCGGGCCATCTGCTCCAGATCCTCCAGATCACCTATCTTCACCTCGGCCAGTGCCAGCCGCTCCAGCGCCGGGCCGCGGCTCGGCGCGACAGCGGCGACGACCTCCATCCCGACGCCCTGCGCCAGCTCGCTGAGTGCCAACAGCTGATCGGGCTCCGCCGCAATGGCGACCCGGCGCATGCCGAGCATGAAATGCGTATCCACCAACGCATCCTGCAACTGCGCGCGCTGACGATTGATCCGCCCCGGCACCGGCCGCTGCGCGATACGGCTGAGGGTATGCACAAAACTGTCCACCGCATCGAGGCCGAGCAGATGATCGAAGCGGTAGTCCGGCACGCCGGTACGCTCGGCCAGCACATCGGCGGCAGCATTCAGCGCCGCGCCGAACACCAGCGTGGCCGCCGACTCCCCCATCAGTTCGATATCGGACAGCGGCGTGCCGCCGACGGTGTGCGGGGTGAAATCGTTCGGCGTGAGGTGGCCGTCGAGCGAATCGGCAATGTCCGGCAATATCACCGGACGCAGCTCGAAGTCCTCCAGCAACTCCTTCAGCGCCTCGACGTCACCCGGCGTCAGGTGGGCGCCGGCCAGCACGTTGACCTGGCGCTGGCGCATACCGGCGCGCTGCGTCTGCGGCACCACGGTTTCAATCACGGCCCTCACCGCCAGAGAAAAACCGCTTTCTAATCCGCCGACGTAGTCCGGTGTGTCCACCGGCACCACATGGCAAGCGGCGAATTCCGGCTGGGCGTCGCGGAACATCTTCACGGCACGGCGTATGTCCGCCCCCTGGATCTCCGACAGGCCGGTGGTCATCAGGCCGATGAGCCGCGGCTTGTTCTTGCTGAAGATGGTGGTGAGCGCCTCGACGATGCTGTCGTCGGCTCCCATCACCGTGCTGATCTGATCCATGGCCGTGGTCTGCAGGGGGATCGGCTCGCGGAAGTGGCGCACGAACATCACCTTGGCAAAGGCGGTGCAGCCCTGCGAGCCATGCATCAGCGGCATCGCCTTGTTGATGCCGAGGAAGGCCAGCGTCGCGCCGACCGGCTGGCTCACCTTCAACGGATTGACCGTCAGCGCTTTGTTGCGTTTCAGGATGGTGACGCTCATGACACCACCTCCCACGGCGCGCTCTTGCGCACGGCCGGCCACACCGGACTCTCGATGGTGAGCGCCAGCTGGCGCGCCAGTTCCACCATGCCGGCATAACCGGCGTAGCCGAATTCGCGTTCCTGATTGATGTCGAGGAAGGGGATGCGCGCCTTCAGTGCCGTGTACATGTTGCGGCCGCCGGCGATGAGGACGTCGGCCTGGTAGCTGCGCACGGTATCGAGCAGGGCGCGCGGACTGCCCTCGTCCAGCATCTTCACCTCCGGCCCCATCAGTTCGCGGATGCGCGCCTTGTCTTCCTCGGTGGACTTGTTGGTGCCGGTGGCCACCACCTTGAGGCCGAGGTCCTGCAGGGCGGAGATCACCGACCAGGATTTCACGCCGCCGGTATAGAGCAGGGCGCGCCGCCCCTGCAGGCGTTCGCGCCAGGGCTGCAGCAGGGCATCGGCCTTGGCCTCCTCGCGCGCAATGAGACGTTCCGTGCGCTCGCTCAGATCCGCATCGCCGATCAGGCGGGCGAAATCGCGCAACGCCTGGCTGACGTCGCGCACGCCGTAGAAACTGCCCTCGAACCAGGGCGTGCCGTACTGTTTCTCCAGCTTGCGCGCCACATTCACCATCGCCTTGGAACAGACCATCATGTTCACCTCCGCGCGGTGCATGGTCTGCACCTCGCGGAAACGCGCATTCCCGGACAGGGTGCACAGCACGCGCAGGCCGAGCTCGTCGAACAGCGGCAGCACGTGCCACAGCTCGCCGGCGATGTTGTATTCACCGATCAGGTTGATGTCGTGCACCCGGATGCCGGGACGCACGCTCGCCGGCGGCAGCGGGTCGGGTTCGCGGGTGCCGATGACGTGCTTGACCATCGCCTCGCCGGCGATGCGGTTGCCGAGATTCTTGGTGCCGTAGAAACCGGCGCTGTCCACCGGCACCACCGGCACACCCCACTGCTTCGTGGCCGCCTTGCACACCGCGTCGACGTCGTCGCCGATAAGGGCCGGCACACAGGTGTTGTAGACGAACACCGCCGCCGGCGCGTAGCTGTCGATGGCCTGCCTGATGGAGTGGAACAGGCGCTTCTCCGAACGGCCCATGATCACATCCTGTTCGGTCAGGTCGGTGGTCATGCCGATGCGGTACAGGGTCGGTCCGGTGGAACGGGTGCCGCGGTTGTCCCAGGAGGAACCGGCACAGGCAATGGGACCGTGGACGATGTGCGCCACGTCGGCGATGGGCAGCAGGGCGATCTGCGCGCCGTCGAAGGCGCAGCCGCCGGCGGTGGCGCCCGGTTTGGGACGGGCGCAGCCGGACTTCTCCTTGCTGTTGTGGGCGCAGGCCGGCTCGTCGAGCAGGGCGGCGATGTCTTTCGGCTGCATGGCGGCACCTCGGGGGCTGAAGGCTTGTGTTTCCTTCAGCAACCGTCATGCCAGATGCTATGTGTCTGTATTTAAGAAGAATTTCTGCGTTGTCGTTTGTAACAAACGTAACAATGGGAAGAAATGCAACACGCGGCGGCCCAGCGACAGGACGCCGCCGGACCAATGCGCGAGGAGTGTTTCAGCGCAGCAACAACACCGGTACCGTGGCGTTGCGCATGACGCTGGTGGTGGTGCTGCCGACCAGGAAGCGGCGGATCACGGAATGGCCGTAGGCGCCCATCACCAGCAGGTCGATGTCGTGCTCGGCGCGGTAGTCGCACAGGGCACGCTCGACTTCGCCGCCACGCAGCGAGATGTGCACCTCGAAACCGGCCGCCTCCAGGCAGTCACGCGCCCAGGCCAGCTGGCCCTGGTTGACCTTGTTGTCCGCACCGATCAGCAGCAGGTGACAGGGCAGGTTGCGGAACAGCGGGCTGGCGGCAATCATTTCCACACCCTTGCGGGTGGTCTCGCTGCCGTCGAAGGCCACCATGAAGCGGCGTGGCGGGCGGAAGGTGTCGGTGGTAACCAGGATCGGTCGGTGCATGGTGCGCACCACGTTTTCCAGGCGGCTGCCGATGTGTGCGTTGAGATTCTCGTCGTGCTTGCCCAGTACCAGCAGGCGGGTTTCCGGTTCCATCTCCACCAGTGTCTCGATCAGACTGCCATGGCGCTGGCGCGTGACGGGATTCGCCACACCGTCGTTGATCACGCGGTGCTGCGCCTCTTCCAGCATCAGGCGGCCCTGCTCCAGGGCCAGACGGCTGCGCTTCTGATCCAGCGCCGCCAGCTCTTCCAGCAGGGCCTCGCGGCTGCCGAGACCGATGTTGCCGGTGAGATTGCTCTGGGTCGGATATTCCGATTTGTCCAGCACGTGCAGCAGGATCAGCGGCGCTTCCAGGCGCAGGCTGGCCCAGGCGGCGTAGTCGCACACGGCGGGGGTGACGGCGGTGCCGTCGATGCAGGCGATCACATTGATCATGTTATCGTTCTCCTCAGTGGCCCATCAGCTGGTCTACGGCATCCGGCTTGTCGTGCACCGCGAAGCGGTCGACGATGGTGGCGCTGGCCTCGTTGAGGCCGATGATCTCCACCTCGGTGCCTTCGCGGCGGAACTTGAGCACCACCTTGTCCAGGGCCGCCACCGCGGTGATGTCCCAGAAGTGCGCCTGGCACAGGTCGATGACCACCTTGTCGATGGCCTCCTTGAAATCGAAGAATTCGACGAACTTGTCGGCCGAGGCAAAGAATACCTGGCCGACGACCTTATAGGTGCGGGTCAGGCCATCCTCACTCAGTTCGGAGCTGACGTATTTGTACTGCGCCACCTTGTTGGCGAAGAACATCGCCGCCAGCAGCACGCCGACGAACACGCCGTAGGCCAGGTTGTGGGTCGCCACCACCACCACCACCGTGGTGATCATCACCGTACTGGTACTCACCGGGTGCTTCTTCAGGTTGGCCAGCGATTCCCAACTGAAGGTACCGATGGCGACCATGATCATCACCGCCACCAGTGCCGCCATGGGGATCTGCGCTACCCAGTCACCGAGGAACACCACCATCAACAACAGGAACACGCCTGCGGCAAGCGTCGACAACCGGGTGCGACCGCCGGACTTCACGTTGATTACCGACTGGCCGATCATCGCGCAGCCGGCCATGCCGCCCATCAGGCCGGAAGCGATGTTGGCCACGCCCTGCCCCTTGCACTCGCGGTTCTTGTCGCTGCCGGTATCGGTGAGATCATCGACGATGGTGGCCGTCATCAGCGACTCCAGCAGGCCCACCATCGCCAGCGATACCGAATAGGGGAAGATGATCGCCAGGGTCTCGAAGGTGAGCGGCACCTCCGGCCAGAGGAACACTGGCAGGGTATCCGGCAGCTCGCCCATGTCGCCCACGGTGCGGATGTCGAGGTCGAGCACGATGGCCACGACGGTCAGCACCACGATGGTAACCAGCGGCGAGGGTATCGCCTTGGTGAGGTAGGGGAACAGATAGATGATGCCGAGTCCTGCCGCGGTCATGGCGTAGACGTGCCAGGTTACGTTGGTCAACTCGGGCAACTGCGCCATGAAGATCAGGATCGCCAGCGCATTGACGAAGCCGGTGACCACCGAGCGCGACACGAAGCGCATCAGTGAACCGAGCTTGAGGTAGCCGGCGATGATCTGCAGCACGCCGGTGAGCAGGGTGGCGGCGAGCAGGTATTGCAGGCCGTGTTCCTTCACCAGGGTCACCATCAGCAGCGCCATGGCGCCGGTGGCGGCGGAGATCATGCCGGGACGGCCGCCGACGAAGGCGATCACCACCGCGATGCAGAACGAGGCATACAGACCCACCTTGGGATCGACCCCGGCAATGATGGAAAAGGCGATGGCCTCGGGGATCAGCGCCAGCGCCACCACCAGACCGGCAAGTACATCGCCACGGACATTGGAAAACCAGCTATTGCGTACGGATTTGATCATTCAGCTCGAACCTGCAAACGGCTTCACGTCACAGCCCACATGGCGGCGCTGTGGCGAACGGGGCGAAAAACGGTGTCAGCATGCGGGCCGCGCAGCGACCCGAAAGGAAAACCGAAGAGGGATGATTATGGCGGCGTGATACGCATGAGGCGCCGGATGTTAATCCATATACCGGCATATATCAATAACGTGGGCCCATATGTGCGCCCGCTGGCCAGCGCATGATAGCGGCCAGTTCTGGCCATTCAACACCTGACGGCCTATCATCAGGGCCCGACGTTGCAGAGCATTCCTGTCCAGTCATGACTATCGACGTGCCCGCTATCGAGCATTTCCGCAGCAAGCTGTGCGCCGCCCGCGCGACGCTCCTGGCCCTGGCCGAGACCCGTGACGCCTCCACGGCCACCGTGGAACTGGACCAGTCCAGTGTCGGGCGTCTGTCGCGCATGGACGCCATGCAGCAGCAGGCCATGGCGCAAAACACCCGCCAACGGGCGGAGCTGGAACTGCGCCGCATCGAGGCGGCATTGCGCCGTTGCGATGATGGCAGCTACGGCTATTGCGCCGACTGCGACGAACCCATCGACCCGCGCCGCCTGGAACTCGATCCGGCGGCCACCCTGTGCATCACCTGTGCCGAAAGACGGGGGCAGTGATGCGGCCGCCATGGTGAACCGGAATAAGCAACACCTGTTCTATCCGTGTTGACTCAGCATCGCTAGGGATTGCCGTGAACGGTTTCCGTCGCCACCGCGTCCAGTGACAAGCGGCGACCTTCAACCAGCATCCGCTCGATGTCGGCAGCGGGCAGCGGCTTGCTGAACAGGAAACCCTGCACCTGATCGCAGCCGTGGGCACGCAGGAACTGCAGCTGCTCCATGGTCTCGACACCCTCGGCCAGCACGTGCAGATTGAGGCTGTGGCCCATGGCGATGATGGTGCCGGCGATGGCGGCATCGTCGGTGTCGGTAGTCACGTCGCGCACGAAAGACTGATCGATCTTCAGGGTATCGATGGGGAAGCGCTTCAGATAACTGAGCGAGGAATAGCCGGTGCCGAAATCGTCCACCGACAGTGAAATGCCCAGCGCCTTCAGCTGGCGCAGCATGGCGGCGCCGGCCTCGGCGTTGCCCATCAGGCTGCTCTCGGTGATCTCCAGCTCCAGCCAGGCCGGATCGGCGCCGCTTGCCGCCAGCGCAGCACGCACGGTCTGCAACAG is a window encoding:
- a CDS encoding TraR/DksA family transcriptional regulator, coding for MTIDVPAIEHFRSKLCAARATLLALAETRDASTATVELDQSSVGRLSRMDAMQQQAMAQNTRQRAELELRRIEAALRRCDDGSYGYCADCDEPIDPRRLELDPAATLCITCAERRGQ
- a CDS encoding SulP family inorganic anion transporter, which codes for MIKSVRNSWFSNVRGDVLAGLVVALALIPEAIAFSIIAGVDPKVGLYASFCIAVVIAFVGGRPGMISAATGAMALLMVTLVKEHGLQYLLAATLLTGVLQIIAGYLKLGSLMRFVSRSVVTGFVNALAILIFMAQLPELTNVTWHVYAMTAAGLGIIYLFPYLTKAIPSPLVTIVVLTVVAIVLDLDIRTVGDMGELPDTLPVFLWPEVPLTFETLAIIFPYSVSLAMVGLLESLMTATIVDDLTDTGSDKNRECKGQGVANIASGLMGGMAGCAMIGQSVINVKSGGRTRLSTLAAGVFLLLMVVFLGDWVAQIPMAALVAVMIMVAIGTFSWESLANLKKHPVSTSTVMITTVVVVVATHNLAYGVFVGVLLAAMFFANKVAQYKYVSSELSEDGLTRTYKVVGQVFFASADKFVEFFDFKEAIDKVVIDLCQAHFWDITAVAALDKVVLKFRREGTEVEIIGLNEASATIVDRFAVHDKPDAVDQLMGH
- the nifE gene encoding nitrogenase iron-molybdenum cofactor biosynthesis protein NifE, with the translated sequence MQPKDIAALLDEPACAHNSKEKSGCARPKPGATAGGCAFDGAQIALLPIADVAHIVHGPIACAGSSWDNRGTRSTGPTLYRIGMTTDLTEQDVIMGRSEKRLFHSIRQAIDSYAPAAVFVYNTCVPALIGDDVDAVCKAATKQWGVPVVPVDSAGFYGTKNLGNRIAGEAMVKHVIGTREPDPLPPASVRPGIRVHDINLIGEYNIAGELWHVLPLFDELGLRVLCTLSGNARFREVQTMHRAEVNMMVCSKAMVNVARKLEKQYGTPWFEGSFYGVRDVSQALRDFARLIGDADLSERTERLIAREEAKADALLQPWRERLQGRRALLYTGGVKSWSVISALQDLGLKVVATGTNKSTEEDKARIRELMGPEVKMLDEGSPRALLDTVRSYQADVLIAGGRNMYTALKARIPFLDINQEREFGYAGYAGMVELARQLALTIESPVWPAVRKSAPWEVVS
- a CDS encoding universal stress protein, translated to MINVIACIDGTAVTPAVCDYAAWASLRLEAPLILLHVLDKSEYPTQSNLTGNIGLGSREALLEELAALDQKRSRLALEQGRLMLEEAQHRVINDGVANPVTRQRHGSLIETLVEMEPETRLLVLGKHDENLNAHIGSRLENVVRTMHRPILVTTDTFRPPRRFMVAFDGSETTRKGVEMIAASPLFRNLPCHLLLIGADNKVNQGQLAWARDCLEAAGFEVHISLRGGEVERALCDYRAEHDIDLLVMGAYGHSVIRRFLVGSTTTSVMRNATVPVLLLR